TTGCTCGGGAAGACGTGATGACAATGATAGTTGCGGGCAAAACCTTGACAATATTCCTTTCCTCCGTGGCATGTGGGTCTTTTTGGATAAGCAGGTCGGGCGGGATGCCCTACTTTGTGGGCGTGATGCAACATTTTTCTTCTGGCATTGATTAATCGTAAAAAAACCTTTTTCTTTAATCTATGGATTGAACACCAAGGCTCCGGTGTGGAAAAAATTTCTACTAAGTTTTTTTTTCTTAGGCAAGGGAAAATTTTCAAGTATTTATGAGCATTTCTTTAAACACAAAAGGTATTCCAAGTATTTACAGAGGTAGTAGTATTTTTTTTTAGGGGTGAGAAGGTATATGAGCATTTCCCCGTTTCAAATTTACTTCTCTTTGGGCCGGCCTGAAACGCCCCCGCGACACAACTCACCAGCGAAAACGGCCCAGACAATTAAAGTCCGACAGTAAGCAGCAGCCGTTCTTTCCCGAGGGCGCCTCAACAAATACCGAACCAACGTGTTCTCTGTTCGTTCACTCGATCACTGTTCACTGTCCTACGCCATGGCGCCTCCTCAGTCCGACGAGCAGCTCGTCGACGATCCTGCCATGGTGGACATTACTCCTCCTCATCCCGACGAGCATTTCAGCGGTGAGCCGGCCGTGGAAGACACCGCCCCTCCTCGATTCTCCGACGAGCAACAACTCGGGAGCGTGCCGCAAACCACGCTGATGCCGTACGCGGCCGTGGATTCCTCGCTGCGCGCCATGGCCGCTCAGGCCGAGGGCTTCGGCCGGCACGCCATCGGCGGCCTCCACGGCGACGTCTACCACGTCACCACCCTCAATGGTACGCACGGCACCATCTCTCCGTTAATTCTCTGCATCATCATCTGCTGTCACTCTGACACTGAAGCTGAACGACGTGTTATCTAAGACGACGGGCCCGGCTCGCTGCGGGACGGCTGCCGGCGCCAGGAGCCGCTgtggatcgtcttcgacgtgtcCGGCACCATCCGCCTCGCGTCGGGGCTGCGCGTGTCCTCCCACAAGACCGTGGACGGCCGCGGGCGGCGCGTGACGCTGTCCGGCAAGGGCCTCCTTCTCCGCGAGTGCGAGCACGTGATCCTGTGCAACCTGGAGGTGGAGGGCGGGCGCGGGcacgacgccgacgccgtccAGGTCAAGCCCGGGTCGAGGCACGTGTGGGTGGACCGCTGCAGCCTGCGCGACTTCGCCGACGGCCTCCTGGACGTCACCTGCGGCAGCACGGACGTGACGGTCTCCCGGTGCCGCTTCTCGGCGCACGACAAGGCCGTGCTGATCGGCGCCAGCAGCGAGCACGTCGGGGACCGGCGCATCCGGGTGACCATCCACCACTGCCTCTTCGACGGCACGCGGCAGCGGCAGCCCCGCGTCCGGTTCGGCCGGGTGCACCTCTACAACAACTACACCAGGGGCTGGGGCATCTACGCCGTCTGCGCCAGCGTGGAGTCGCAGGTGCGGTTCACGCGAAACTGCTCACACGCCGCATGCCATAAGCGTGTGTAGTGTGTAGTAGTGCTGATCTGCACGCTTGATATGGCTGCAGATTGTCTCCCAGTGCAACATCTACGAGGCGGGGGAGAAGAAGAAAGTGTTCACGTACATGAGCGAGCAGGTCTCGTATTACATTTACATACACTGGGCCTTACAGATCTGAATTTCATTTTTTGTAGCTGAAAAGCTTTGGGTTTGTGACTGATGCAGGCGGCGGACAGAGACTGCAGTTCAAGTGGGCGCATCCGGTCTGAAGGCGACCTGTTCCTGAACGGTGCGCAGGAGTACACGGAAAATGACTCAGAGACTGCAGAAGACAACCAGTGGGACTTTGAGGTCCGGGATTGCTACAAGCCGTGGTCGGTGCAGCCCGCGTCGATGGCGCTCAAGGAGCTACTGGAGTCCTGCACCGGCTGGCAGCCGGTTCCGCTGCCGGAAGACGTCTGCTTCACAAGAGCACCTGCTGCTGCCACGACATTTGTCTGAAGTATGAACCACTCTGAAAATTTAGAGCACGCGATCCAAATAAATTTACACGAATAATAACGAACCGCCGTACTACTAGTATTATGTTTGACAGATATGAGCAATAATACGAACGATATCTGAAGCTCTGAATTCCATAGTCGCTGCATTTTCTTGTAACCTAATCTGTGGATCTGATGATTGTCCTGTTGGAACAAGATTGCGACGTGACTGAGAATAGATGAACTGACTGTACCACTGATTCTGACCGAATGCACTCGCAGAGATTTCTCACGCGCGTTGTTTTCCATGCTCGCCGGAGTTTCGTTACGCAAGTTGTAGATTTTATATCTCCCTTTGGAG
The Aegilops tauschii subsp. strangulata cultivar AL8/78 chromosome 3, Aet v6.0, whole genome shotgun sequence genome window above contains:
- the LOC109781597 gene encoding probable pectate lyase 4 is translated as MAPPQSDEQLVDDPAMVDITPPHPDEHFSGEPAVEDTAPPRFSDEQQLGSVPQTTLMPYAAVDSSLRAMAAQAEGFGRHAIGGLHGDVYHVTTLNDDGPGSLRDGCRRQEPLWIVFDVSGTIRLASGLRVSSHKTVDGRGRRVTLSGKGLLLRECEHVILCNLEVEGGRGHDADAVQVKPGSRHVWVDRCSLRDFADGLLDVTCGSTDVTVSRCRFSAHDKAVLIGASSEHVGDRRIRVTIHHCLFDGTRQRQPRVRFGRVHLYNNYTRGWGIYAVCASVESQIVSQCNIYEAGEKKKVFTYMSEQAADRDCSSSGRIRSEGDLFLNGAQEYTENDSETAEDNQWDFEVRDCYKPWSVQPASMALKELLESCTGWQPVPLPEDVCFTRAPAAATTFV